tccaaaatgtcatcacttaatCCCTTTACCCTCACAGACATTAAATCAAATTCATTATTTCTGTGGATTTGATGGACTTGCCGTCTTGGCATTTGGCCTTTGTGACCTTAAAATAATTGCCAACACCAAAGGTCAAGTGGCCTTGtccttaaaatgacaaaattccAGGCCTGAATGTAACACAGGAACACAACGACAGTAGAGCGTACCTCAATGGAAGTAGTAGGCCTTGTTTCAACCAGGAACCTGTAGTGATTCCGATCGACGATCCTGCTGAGGATCTGCTTCGCCTCAGCCAGCTCCGGTTGGGAAGAGTGGAGTATTGTTTCATAAACATGATCTACAGGTGAGTTAGAACAAACCAAAGAAAGGGTCACATGATCATTCAGAGTgttgcacaaataaataattgacaCCATAATCTGAGAggcataacaaaaaaaaagcaatatcaaTGAGTAAAATgacttttactacatttatttgtttttaaatatgaaaaaacttCAGCAAGTTGCTTCTACTCACAATCGACCATTAGCAAAACTCAATTATCCAATAATACCTAAACAACTAACAGGTTTTGGCAAGTTTGGGATCCTTCTCTGTTGAAGCGATGTGCATAGGGCTTTAAGACGAGCATCTAGAGTTTGGTGGTGTCTTTAATTTAGTCTAAAGTGTAAGTAAAGGATTAAACGATGTCTTTACCTGCTCTGACGTGCCTGCAACCATGAGCATGTCCATCACACTGGTTAACTACCTGTAGCACTGAGACCTGACTGACTGCAACGTCTACTGTGTAGTATTCCTAAATGTGTGTGATTCTAGTTCCTGATGTATCAAAGTCTAGGGTCATGTTAACAGCTCAGTCCTGCTTTTTATTGGAGTTATTGGACAACAACCTCAACCAACAGAGTACCTCAGGGAGCATTAAGCATACAAACATACTGGTTAGTCATCATCctaaaaaaaagctgaaacagGGTTATGTTATGATCTTCCATGTTTTGGCAGTTGTGATCCCGGGGACTTCAGTGGTGTGGTTTCTGTGACATGAGAACAACTTTGAAAAGCGGACAGGTCCTCTGCGTTTTAATTTTATGTGCTTGACtatttgtttaatcttttaaatTTGCCTGGGTGGTTAAAAACTAATTTTTCTGTGGTGTGATGAACTCAGATGACATACCTATTATAGTTTTACCGGGACTTTAACATATTTAAGAAAATTGTCAAAAGGTTTTATATCactgttaaatataataaaataataacacaagtGATAATACTGACAGCAGTCTAACATGTTTGGACAATTGAGCATGTTTTAAACTACTgtgtacttttaaaatgtactgtgTGTTCCAATACTCATACTACCATTCTATTTAGGGGccacaaaaaatatttagtgtGTCCAAATACATAGGTTGTCAAATGCaatatgccaaaaataccaggatgttctccTGCATCCGGTCGCatcagggtcaaagttcaaggtggaATATTATGATGTAGTAATACGTCCAATTGAATGCAATctgaatgcaaaataatgtactttgtaagggcagctgaaGTATgttcaaaaagcaaaaatgaaaagtgatttggacctgtgtttgtatttgttaaaCACAGATGGTGGTTCGCCTGCCCACTTCCTCCCCGTGTCTTCATGTTAGCACACGGCGGTTTCTACAGACCTGTCAGCTTGGTGTAGGCCTCCACGTCGTCTATGGCTGTGGAGAGAGTGAACATCTGCCCTTCTGAGCCTTCAATCTGGATGTGCTCGTCTGCTTTTAAAAAGGCCTCTGTGATCCTGAATAGTCACAttatcacttttaaaaacatttattactgCATAACATGCAAAAGAgtgatgaagaaaacaaaataagctACAGCTTAAAAAGGTGAATGTTGTTATTAGAGTGCCAACATGGGAAAGGTAGCTACTCACATGTGCTCTATGATGTTGTTCACTTTGTGCTGGTAGGCTCTGCTGTGGAGGCTGTATCTTAGGTGGAACAAGTCGTACAGATTGTTCACCTCCTGTGGAGAGCATAGCTTCTACTTTAGTCACAACTAATAACAGTTGTGGTTTAAAATCGGATTAAAAAAAGCAGGGTCCATATTGAAGGAATTATGggtcaaaatattaatttattcatcatCCAAATCctcttatcctgttaagggtcgcggggggctggagctgatcccagctgtcaCATGTCGGTAACCAGGtaaccagactatcacagggctgacacatgtagacagacaaccattcaccctcacatccacacctacaggaAATttagtcatcaattaacctaagcagCATGTCTTTGGAAGcaggagaacccggagagaacccacggtgacacggggagaacatgcaaactccacacagaaggctgtCTAgtcggcccctcttgctgtgaggcgacagtgctagccaaAATATTGAGCTTGTGAACTTATaataatttcaattattttattaaatgcacACTAATTTAAGTTTGAAAATATGTTATTATGTTGTGCATCTGTAGAAatactttgtttgtgtgataTTCATATATTGGAGCCGGCATGTCCCAGAGTAATTTCACACAGAAAGTACATAAATTCCTGATAACGGACATCTCGAAGGGCATTATGCCACTTACACCATGGTCACTTGCTGAAGAAAAACTAATTAAGACCcttaatttatatttcagtgCATTTTGCAAACAAAATCAAGATTTTTCACAAGATTAAAGGAAGATTAAAAGTCAATAACCTAGTTAATAATAGTGAAAACTGTAAaactgcttttttctctctgacgATATTCgtgatataaatatttcatattctgACTTCCCTAGCAGTAACGTAGCTCATCGGACAATCCTTATTGTTAGACCCTGAAATGGTTTGCTGTTTTAAAAGCtgatcaaaaaagaagaagtaacaAAGTCAGCACCTTGTCTCTCATGCAGATTTGATATTCTCCGTCAGCCTTGCACACGTGCTTCTCTTTGTTCTCTCCGCACTTCTTGCACACTTTGCACACCCTGGCAAACTTTATGAAGCGGCGATGGTCAAAGCTGCTCTTGATGCCCAGGTTGTAGGCGTCCCTgagaagagacagagtgaggaaatatgaaaagaaaatgggcTTATTACGTTAAACTAATCAAAGCACCCTGCCAATGCTGCACATTGTTAGAATAACCAGGAGAACATTGTAATTGTTCTGGGGAAATAATAAGTTGCAAAGTGTGAATTGCTTCTCAGTCTCTGTTCAACAAGCCCCACCTGGCAAGGTAGTCAAACTTGTCCACATCAATGCCATTTCTTTTGTTGGCCACGATTTCATAGAGGAAGGGCTTATCTGGACGGCCTTTAAATGGCTTCTGAGATGACAGCACAACAGTGGCATTAGAATGGCTGCTGGAGCAATAATCATGATGATACTGACTGATTTCACACAATTCACAAAGACACGTGCCTCTCCTTTAATCAGCTCTTTAATGAACTCCATGTCATCGGGCAGCTGCAGGCCGTAACGCCTCATTTCCTCCTCCAGGTTATTACTGTCCACCATGTAGTCAAACAATGTTAGAGAGGCTTCCTCATGCTGCAAGATAAACagatttgttaaaatattaacacGAGAATTAAAAATCTCTACAGGATACACAGATATGAATGCTTGTCCTATCTTTCACATTTGATTCAAAAATCTGCACAAACTCTGCCTTGTGAATAGCAATTGTTTAAATGATATTGcggtttgttgtttaaatgataTTGCTGACATTTATTAAAGCAATAATTGCACTGCTACGAGATGCCGGTTCAGACTCTGCCACAGCTTCTTTCAGGTCTTTGTGGGCTTATCACGGTCTCTGTTCTCTACTCTTCATCACTCTTCCTCATTTGTGTCTGTAACCGTCACGTTAAACTCCCACTGCCACCTctttacaacacattttaaaactttaaaccatTACAAGTAATCTGAAACATTTACACAGATCCTCCCAGAATAGAGGGCGGGTCTTTGTGGGAGAATTAACCACGACGTCTCTGGATCCTTCACTCAGAGGCCTCTCTTTggcgtttttttattttaattgaaaaattTGAATACCAAATACGTTTTACATATCCGACTTGTCTTCTCAATATAGCCTGACATGGTAGGATAgttctgattttcttttcccttttcaacACTCTCTGCTCCACTCTTCAAACGCCGGCATTAAGTATGTTGTCATTAAATTACGTTAGATTCAGGCAGATGCGTTTTCTAGTGATTGGTTCCCAAAACATCCAACCCCCTACCTCCCATGGAAATGGATTAGAGTGGAGACAATGTCAGACAAAGATGTACACAGAGTGAGGTTAGTTGACAATTCTGTCTTATCAGTCAACTTATCTGTagtggtggggaaaaaaatgaattcattagGATCCAAATTCTTCTTTTCTAAGATTCCGAATCAATTCACCACTttcaaaatcaattattaaaaataattgtttctaACATAGAACATATATTGCATTTGAATATGGAAATGAGTATTTGATGAAGTAAAAAAAGCAGCACTACTGTCTGTGTGCGCACAAAACGCACTTCAAGACCAGAGCAACACAACGTCACTGATATCgatttaaagtgaaatgtagCGTTCGTCCAGCTTAACGTGATATTTACTGGAAGTGACAATAAAGCCAACGGTCAATAGGAATCTTTTAGGCGATTTCCTCCAGGCCTCCATTTATTAAACAcgcagcattttcttttcctgtacAACCTGAACTTGTTGTTCTTGAAGTCACTGAGAATTGATAAATACCGACACTGAACCATCTGCTACAGAGACCCAtaatccctctcctctcccgaGACTTCAACGGTGAGTTTGATGTTTCTTACCTTCCAATTTCTTCCTGGACGTGCTTTGTGGATGAACGTTTCAAAACTATGGGAAAAAGGCCCATGTCCTAGatatggatgaataaataagagttaatttgcaaaaacagattaaaaaaaacataaaactggtGTTGAGTTATTCaatgtgtgtactggtagttggAGAGGTGCCAGTTCATCTCCTGGGTACTGCCAAAGTGCCCTTGTGCCAGACCTCTAACGTCTCTTTTGTAATCTCCCAGTTATTATTGTGTGCAAATCCAACAACAGTATAACTTTCATTAAAGGAACAACAAACCGGTAGTCATGTCATACTCACACCTCTGCTGTGTGggtctttaaaaaaactttcCGTCTAAATGCAGTGCAAACTTCAACAGAATTTCCAGAAATATTTAACTTCACCGGTTAGTGATGACTCAGAGTGTATATGATTAATACAATCTCAGATATCTACTGCTTATTATGTCTCCAAATAATAGAAgacattataagataagataagataatcctttattagtcccgcagcggggaaatttgcaggcttacagcattATTGggtgtatttattttctgtgtgtacaAACAGTGCAACAATATCAATACCTTCCAGGCAAGACTGTCTGAAAATGTGCGCACTTgctgtatatttaaatgatgatcacactttctgaaaatattcacattaaagGCCCTCCCAGCAGGTCAAAGGGCATCATCTTTCACCTTTCCTTTTAAGCGTTTAGCCTAGATGATCTGcacaaactgttgttttaattGGCAGTAGCTCaacaatcaaatgaaaacagtaCTTTATTTAAGAGAAACATAGATTGTGCAATGGTTAACATGAAAAGATGCATGAGAATGTATTTTACTGTCTGCCTTGATTCGGGACCagtctttcatttttactgcattCTCTACCCCTCACCACTAGAGCAACACAAGTCTTCATTTGACAATTTGTAAATAGTTTCACTTTCGTTTTCACTCTAAACCACACCCAGCTATAACCATTTCAATCTATTGTTAGATGTAATAGTGACAGTAAGGTGTGTGTCACTCACCCAGGTCATGGCAAAGACCAGCAATCTGCACACAAAGGACGTCTCTGTCATCGATGTTGAGTTCTGGCTGCCTTGTTTTCAGAGCTTTTGCAAGCTCTCCTGCCAAGTGCGCCACCCTTTACCCCGacatacaacacacaacaaaaaactcaTTACACAATGACAGCTCGAGTATCCTGCTGCCAAACTGGAAGTATGAACATTTATTATACCTATACCAAGGTATGCAATATGTTTACTTTGGTTTTATTGATTGTATTAGGTCCTTTACTGCAAACCAGTCTTTGCTCTATTTGGAGTGTGATTACCTTAAGACACTAAACTATCTGACAACAAAGAGACGTACCCAATGCAGTGTTCAAAGCGGTTGTGGGATGCTCCTGGGTAAACAAAGTAGGCCCCTCCGAGCTGCTTGATGTATCGCAGCCTCTGGAATTGAGGCGTGTCTATCATTTTGACGAGAAGAGGGTGTAACTCCACCGTGCCGTGGATGGGATCATTGAACACCTGGAAGAACATATAGAACAACAAAATGACATTCTAAATGTCCTCAAAAGAGTACCAGTAAAACCAGACCCAGTTCTCCTGAGCGCTCTGCAAGCCCGAGCAGCTTTTCTTAACCACTGGTGTGGTGCAGAGCGTCATCTAGTGGGCTGCAGAGGTAGTTCCAAACAGTTAGATTAAATTGCAATAACAAAGCTAGCTATTTGTGAGCTAAAAGCGCTCAAGAAA
The sequence above is a segment of the Anoplopoma fimbria isolate UVic2021 breed Golden Eagle Sablefish chromosome 12, Afim_UVic_2022, whole genome shotgun sequence genome. Coding sequences within it:
- the LOC129099528 gene encoding deoxynucleoside triphosphate triphosphohydrolase SAMHD1-like, with translation MTLCTTPVVKKSCSGLQSAQENWVFNDPIHGTVELHPLLVKMIDTPQFQRLRYIKQLGGAYFVYPGASHNRFEHCIGVAHLAGELAKALKTRQPELNIDDRDVLCVQIAGLCHDLGHGPFSHSFETFIHKARPGRNWKHEEASLTLFDYMVDSNNLEEEMRRYGLQLPDDMEFIKELIKGEARVFVNCVKSPFKGRPDKPFLYEIVANKRNGIDVDKFDYLARDAYNLGIKSSFDHRRFIKFARVCKVCKKCGENKEKHVCKADGEYQICMRDKEVNNLYDLFHLRYSLHSRAYQHKVNNIIEHMITEAFLKADEHIQIEGSEGQMFTLSTAIDDVEAYTKLTDHVYETILHSSQPELAEAKQILSRIVDRNHYRFLVETRPTTSIENMIAEWQRDNNIPEGMTPEENMKRGWEQELAEARDGQDFRLTAEDFKVDGSMSQPQCFSEQLIRIYCKKTDESSVNAARRQRNPQ